The Exiguobacterium aurantiacum DSM 6208 genome includes a window with the following:
- a CDS encoding peptide ABC transporter substrate-binding protein, with protein MKKKSILLMMTLILALGSVLAACSTGGDSDGGSSSNGEKVLRLTDTSDITTADPALATDAVAFNLIANTMEGLYRLDKDGQAVPAMAEGEPELNEDETVYTFTLRDAEWSNGEPVTANDFVYAWQRAVDPDTGSQYAYIMSTLKNADAINAGDLPKEELGVKAVDEKTLEVTLERPDPSFLSLTSFGTFTPINEAFATEKGSDFATNVDNLLYNGPFTWSQWDREQGYVLTKNDTYWDNANVALDKVDVRVVKETSTVVNLFEAGEVDYAGLASEQVAAFQDSEDFNTGLRSAVGYFKFNHEDEVFADVNARKAIARAVDPSGIIDQLLNNGSVATTSFIPKDFIKYEDGTDYTEGLQYFETNTDEAATLWEEATGGESLTIELLSFDSEVSKQISEYMKGQIESNLPGVTVNIAQQPFNNKLAREASGDYQMSFALWGPDYQDPLTNLGIFTSNNGQNDINYSSADYDRLIDEASAETSIDARYDKFKEAEQLLIEQDQAIMPIYQAGVAYLIRPNIENFNRQLFGADYQYKYVDIN; from the coding sequence ATGAAGAAAAAATCGATCTTGCTCATGATGACACTCATCTTAGCACTCGGTTCAGTACTCGCCGCTTGCTCGACTGGTGGAGACTCTGACGGCGGTTCGTCTTCGAACGGAGAAAAAGTACTCCGCTTGACGGATACGTCTGATATTACGACAGCCGACCCGGCACTTGCCACAGACGCGGTCGCATTCAACTTGATTGCGAACACGATGGAGGGACTTTACCGCCTAGATAAAGACGGTCAAGCCGTACCAGCGATGGCAGAAGGTGAGCCAGAATTGAACGAGGACGAGACCGTCTACACGTTCACACTTCGTGACGCCGAATGGTCAAACGGTGAGCCGGTCACAGCGAACGACTTCGTGTATGCATGGCAACGCGCCGTCGACCCGGATACAGGTTCACAGTACGCGTACATCATGAGCACACTTAAAAACGCGGACGCAATCAACGCGGGCGATCTTCCAAAAGAAGAGCTCGGTGTGAAAGCGGTCGATGAGAAGACACTCGAAGTCACACTCGAGCGTCCAGATCCATCGTTCCTCTCACTCACATCGTTCGGTACGTTCACACCGATCAACGAAGCGTTCGCAACTGAAAAAGGTTCGGACTTCGCGACGAATGTCGACAACCTTCTATACAACGGTCCGTTCACATGGTCACAATGGGATCGTGAGCAAGGCTACGTCTTAACAAAGAACGACACGTATTGGGATAACGCCAACGTCGCTCTCGACAAAGTCGATGTTCGTGTCGTCAAAGAGACGTCAACAGTCGTCAACTTGTTCGAAGCTGGTGAAGTCGACTACGCCGGTCTCGCCTCAGAACAAGTCGCTGCTTTCCAAGACAGCGAAGACTTCAACACGGGTCTTCGTTCAGCCGTCGGTTACTTCAAATTCAATCACGAAGATGAAGTGTTCGCTGACGTGAACGCTCGTAAAGCGATCGCACGCGCAGTCGACCCGTCTGGGATCATCGACCAGCTCTTGAACAACGGCTCGGTTGCCACAACATCGTTCATCCCGAAAGACTTCATTAAATATGAAGATGGTACGGATTACACAGAAGGTCTTCAATACTTCGAGACGAACACAGACGAAGCGGCAACGCTTTGGGAAGAAGCGACTGGGGGCGAATCGCTCACGATCGAACTTCTTTCATTCGACTCGGAAGTATCGAAACAAATCTCTGAGTACATGAAAGGCCAAATCGAGTCAAACTTGCCAGGCGTGACGGTCAACATCGCCCAGCAACCGTTCAACAACAAGCTCGCGCGTGAAGCGAGTGGGGATTATCAAATGTCATTCGCCCTTTGGGGTCCTGACTATCAAGATCCGCTCACAAACCTTGGGATCTTCACATCGAACAACGGTCAAAACGACATCAACTACAGCTCGGCCGACTACGATCGTCTCATCGACGAAGCGTCAGCTGAAACGTCAATCGATGCCCGTTACGACAAGTTCAAAGAAGCGGAACAACTCTTGATCGAACAAGATCAAGCGATCATGCCGATCTATCAAGCTGGCGTCGCTTACTTGATTCGTCCAAACATCGAAAACTTCAACCGTCAACTATTCGGTGCTGATTACCAGTACAAATACGTCGACATCAACTAA
- the opp3b gene encoding oligopeptide ABC transporter permease gives MGRYLLQRLTYGLITFFLIATFTFFLMDLLPGSPYQNQEKLTDTQIQILNERYGLNDPLPVRYATYMGNLLQGDLGISFRTANRPVTELILERIGPSAQLGAQALILGTFVGLLLGIVAAIRHNTVIDYGSMFVSVIGISVPSFVFAALLQYYVGVKWGILPVAFWDSPAHTILPTISLSLGVTASIARFVRTEMLEVTGQDYVTLAKAKGLTGNAIVWKHMVRNAIIPAITILGPMTAALLTGTFVIEKIFAVPGLGELFVTSITLNDYSVIMGTTLFFSALFILIILLVDLLYGVVDPRIRLGGDN, from the coding sequence ATGGGACGTTATCTTTTGCAGCGGCTGACTTACGGCCTCATCACGTTCTTCTTGATTGCGACGTTCACATTTTTCCTGATGGATCTGTTACCAGGTTCACCGTATCAAAACCAGGAGAAATTGACGGATACTCAAATTCAAATCTTGAACGAGCGTTATGGACTCAATGATCCGCTTCCGGTTCGTTATGCTACTTACATGGGGAACCTTTTACAAGGCGACCTCGGCATCTCGTTCCGTACGGCCAACCGGCCAGTGACGGAATTAATTTTGGAGCGAATCGGTCCATCGGCCCAGTTAGGTGCTCAAGCATTGATACTCGGTACGTTCGTAGGACTATTGCTCGGGATCGTGGCGGCCATTCGTCACAACACGGTCATTGACTATGGTTCAATGTTCGTATCTGTTATCGGGATTTCCGTCCCGTCGTTCGTCTTTGCAGCCCTCCTTCAGTACTATGTGGGCGTAAAGTGGGGCATCTTGCCAGTCGCCTTCTGGGACTCACCGGCCCATACCATCTTGCCGACCATTTCGTTGTCACTCGGTGTGACGGCATCGATTGCCCGTTTCGTCCGGACCGAGATGTTAGAAGTCACCGGACAAGACTATGTCACCCTCGCTAAAGCGAAAGGGCTGACAGGGAATGCGATCGTATGGAAACACATGGTTCGAAACGCGATCATCCCGGCCATCACAATTCTTGGACCGATGACAGCTGCCTTGTTGACAGGGACGTTCGTTATCGAGAAAATTTTTGCCGTGCCAGGACTTGGTGAATTGTTCGTTACGTCGATTACGTTGAATGACTATTCGGTCATCATGGGAACGACTTTGTTCTTCTCGGCGCTGTTCATCTTGATCATTCTACTCGTCGATTTGCTCTACGGAGTCGTTGACCCACGTATTCGTCTTGGGGGGGATAACTGA
- a CDS encoding peptide ABC transporter substrate-binding protein, translated as MNKKKGFALATSVTLISSAFLAACSGGEDTTNNETGSNGSGSEGTPDEAQVLNLLEGSDIPSLNPTLATDSVSFNVLNNVMEGLYRMDDEDNPTEGVAESHEVSEDGLTYTFKIREGVTWSNGEPVTANDFEYGWKEVLNPDNGSQYAYVMSIIEGAEAYNLGEGERDAVGVTAVDDQTLEVKLTAPADYFLGLTSFGVFMPKLESFDQEQGENLGTSAETTLYNGPFKLESWEREQGWKMVKNEEYWDAEAVKLDEINFRVVKEVQTGVNLYENGDVDRTGLTSELVAQFQDSEDFSTVVEPTLFYLQFNSAVEALDNQNIRNAIDRAYDKAAISETLLANGSIPANYLVPKDFVTGPDGNDFRDINGDIGGYDPEEAKQLWEAGLEELGTDTVELEFLNYDSETAKQIGEFIKGELEKNLEGMTVTIKQQPFNNKLDLESKGEFEMSFAGWGPDYQDPMTFVDLFVTDGPYNRGKWSNEEFDALIESAKTSTDAEQRWADLAAAEKIVLEESAISPVYQRGSARLTKPYVKDIVEHAFGADYSYKWAFIEGKE; from the coding sequence ATGAATAAGAAAAAAGGTTTTGCTTTAGCAACGTCAGTAACGCTCATCTCGAGTGCGTTTCTAGCAGCTTGCTCGGGTGGGGAAGACACAACAAACAACGAAACAGGTTCAAACGGATCTGGTTCAGAAGGTACGCCGGATGAAGCGCAAGTCCTCAACTTGCTCGAAGGTTCAGATATTCCTTCACTTAACCCGACGCTCGCTACTGACTCAGTATCGTTCAACGTATTGAACAACGTTATGGAAGGTCTTTATCGCATGGACGACGAAGACAACCCAACTGAAGGTGTTGCCGAATCACACGAAGTATCTGAAGACGGTTTGACGTACACGTTCAAAATCCGTGAAGGCGTAACATGGTCAAACGGAGAGCCTGTAACGGCAAACGACTTCGAATACGGTTGGAAAGAAGTACTCAACCCAGACAACGGGTCACAATATGCTTACGTTATGTCAATCATCGAAGGCGCTGAAGCTTACAACTTAGGCGAAGGCGAGCGTGACGCTGTCGGTGTCACAGCTGTCGATGACCAAACACTTGAAGTTAAATTGACAGCTCCGGCTGATTACTTCCTTGGTCTCACAAGCTTCGGCGTATTTATGCCTAAACTTGAGTCGTTCGACCAAGAGCAAGGCGAGAACCTCGGTACGTCTGCAGAGACAACTCTTTACAACGGACCGTTCAAACTCGAAAGCTGGGAGCGCGAACAAGGCTGGAAAATGGTTAAAAACGAAGAGTATTGGGATGCAGAAGCAGTCAAACTTGACGAGATCAACTTCCGCGTCGTAAAAGAAGTCCAAACGGGCGTCAACTTGTACGAGAACGGTGACGTGGACCGCACTGGCTTGACTTCTGAGCTCGTTGCCCAGTTCCAAGACAGCGAAGACTTCTCTACTGTCGTAGAACCTACACTCTTCTACCTCCAATTCAACTCAGCTGTAGAAGCGCTTGACAACCAAAACATCCGTAACGCGATCGATCGCGCATACGATAAAGCAGCAATCTCTGAGACGCTCCTCGCGAACGGATCGATTCCTGCGAACTACCTCGTACCGAAAGACTTCGTAACAGGTCCTGACGGCAACGATTTCCGTGACATCAACGGAGACATCGGTGGCTACGACCCAGAAGAAGCGAAACAACTTTGGGAAGCTGGACTTGAAGAACTCGGTACAGACACAGTTGAGCTAGAGTTCTTGAACTACGACTCAGAGACTGCGAAGCAAATCGGTGAGTTCATCAAAGGTGAGCTCGAGAAGAACCTCGAAGGTATGACTGTCACAATCAAGCAACAGCCGTTCAACAACAAACTTGACCTTGAAAGCAAAGGCGAATTCGAAATGTCGTTCGCTGGCTGGGGCCCTGACTACCAGGATCCAATGACGTTCGTTGACCTCTTCGTCACTGACGGACCATACAACCGTGGTAAGTGGTCGAACGAAGAGTTCGATGCACTCATCGAATCTGCGAAAACAAGCACAGATGCTGAACAGCGTTGGGCTGACCTTGCTGCAGCAGAGAAAATCGTTCTTGAAGAGAGCGCAATCTCGCCAGTTTACCAACGTGGATCGGCTCGCCTCACGAAGCCATACGTGAAAGACATCGTTGAACATGCGTTCGGCGCTGACTACTCGTACAAGTGGGCATTCATCGAAGGTAAAGAATAA
- a CDS encoding HD domain-containing protein has product MMRITLETIMQHPVTQKYLTRSGLKHAVDVCERALELATRRGLDTDLATKAALLHDIGHYEWYTEGKWNYDLYRQNDIHAIKGAERAHKLLIRLGEDPARAKEISVMILLHTDSYLPPSRIQRTPLQQLIHDADTFVEQPGGLHHYETMDIEDALARVRIIDSIVDRLSNLPRISNA; this is encoded by the coding sequence ATGATGAGAATCACTTTAGAAACGATTATGCAGCACCCGGTCACCCAGAAATATTTGACACGATCCGGCTTAAAACACGCCGTCGACGTCTGCGAGCGCGCTCTCGAATTGGCGACGCGACGAGGTCTCGACACAGACTTGGCGACGAAGGCCGCCTTGCTCCACGACATCGGCCATTATGAGTGGTATACCGAAGGCAAGTGGAACTATGACTTGTATCGTCAAAATGATATTCATGCGATCAAAGGGGCCGAACGGGCCCACAAACTGTTAATCCGACTCGGGGAAGACCCGGCCCGGGCGAAAGAAATCTCTGTTATGATTTTACTTCATACAGACTCCTATTTGCCGCCTAGCCGGATTCAGCGCACCCCACTCCAGCAACTCATCCATGACGCCGACACGTTCGTCGAACAGCCCGGCGGATTGCACCACTATGAGACGATGGACATCGAGGATGCGCTCGCCCGCGTCCGTATCATCGATTCGATCGTCGACCGGCTCTCGAACTTGCCGCGCATCTCGAACGCCTGA
- the mecA gene encoding adaptor protein MecA, whose product MKIERINDNTVKFFITYVDIEKRGFARDEIWYNRERGEQLFWQMMDEAHEREDISFDGPLWIQVQAFEKGLEVTVTIAKNVIDAEDDSELGSLLRSAIDDAREQQNVLDQLSELDELEAEPEAWAPLAMDTDDFESIIALSKRAGDTLNNVTLKLFHYENRYYLWVDFPDEMEPEEEENVLSLLAEYLSFSTQTLAMLEEYGKLILDGDVFAKVRHYF is encoded by the coding sequence GTGAAAATTGAGCGCATCAATGACAACACCGTCAAATTTTTCATCACCTATGTCGATATCGAGAAACGCGGTTTCGCCCGGGATGAAATCTGGTACAACCGTGAACGTGGTGAGCAGCTGTTCTGGCAAATGATGGACGAGGCGCATGAGCGGGAAGACATCTCGTTTGATGGTCCACTATGGATACAAGTACAAGCTTTTGAAAAAGGACTCGAAGTGACCGTCACGATCGCCAAGAACGTGATCGACGCGGAAGATGATTCAGAGCTCGGCTCACTCTTGCGCTCGGCAATCGATGACGCACGGGAACAACAAAACGTCTTAGATCAATTGAGTGAACTTGATGAACTTGAAGCCGAGCCGGAGGCGTGGGCTCCGCTCGCGATGGACACCGATGATTTCGAATCGATCATCGCTCTCAGCAAACGGGCCGGTGATACGTTGAACAACGTTACGTTGAAACTATTCCATTACGAAAATCGCTACTATTTGTGGGTCGATTTCCCGGACGAGATGGAGCCGGAAGAGGAAGAGAACGTCCTCAGCCTGCTCGCGGAATACTTGTCGTTCAGTACGCAAACCCTCGCTATGCTTGAGGAGTACGGCAAACTCATTCTCGACGGAGATGTATTCGCGAAAGTACGTCACTATTTTTAA
- a CDS encoding ABC transporter ATP-binding protein, whose amino-acid sequence METILSVRDLAVSFHTYAGTVQAVRNVSFDLKKGETLAIVGESGSGKSVTSKAIMRLIPNPPGEITNGEILFEGKDLAKLSEKEMLKIRGRDIAMIFQDPMTSLNPTMTIFKQIAEGLKQHQGLTGEDAKKRALELLTLVGIPNPEARLKQYPHQLSGGMRQRIVIAIALACNPKVLIADEPTTALDVTIQAQILELLKDIQQKTGTAIIFITHDLGVVANMADRVAVMYAGKIVEKGTVDEIFYEPRHPYAWGLLGSMPRPTDDPNEALPAIPGTPPNLLNPPTGDAFAPRNPYAMKIDFEKEPPMFQISDTHYAATWLLHPQAPQVTPPQAIIDLALKYRPDSAFAKSLVKGGAE is encoded by the coding sequence ATGGAAACGATTTTATCTGTCCGAGACTTAGCGGTCTCGTTCCATACGTACGCTGGTACGGTACAAGCCGTTCGCAACGTATCGTTCGATTTGAAAAAAGGCGAGACGCTCGCAATCGTAGGTGAATCGGGTTCTGGTAAATCCGTCACATCGAAAGCGATCATGCGTCTCATTCCGAACCCGCCAGGTGAGATCACGAACGGAGAGATCTTGTTCGAAGGGAAAGACTTGGCAAAACTTTCGGAAAAAGAAATGCTTAAAATCCGTGGCCGCGACATCGCGATGATCTTCCAAGATCCGATGACGTCGCTCAACCCGACGATGACGATTTTTAAACAAATCGCTGAAGGGTTGAAACAGCACCAAGGGCTCACAGGGGAAGATGCGAAGAAGCGTGCGCTCGAACTGCTCACACTCGTCGGTATCCCGAACCCTGAGGCTCGTCTCAAGCAGTACCCACACCAATTATCTGGTGGAATGCGTCAGCGGATCGTTATCGCGATCGCGCTCGCTTGTAACCCGAAAGTATTGATCGCCGATGAGCCGACGACAGCGCTCGACGTGACGATTCAAGCCCAAATTTTAGAGTTGTTGAAAGATATTCAACAAAAGACAGGTACAGCCATTATCTTCATCACGCACGATCTTGGCGTCGTCGCGAACATGGCTGACCGCGTCGCCGTCATGTATGCCGGTAAAATTGTCGAAAAAGGAACGGTCGATGAGATTTTCTACGAGCCACGTCACCCATACGCTTGGGGCTTGCTCGGATCGATGCCGCGTCCGACTGACGACCCGAACGAAGCGCTCCCGGCCATCCCGGGTACGCCTCCTAACTTGTTGAACCCGCCGACAGGCGATGCGTTCGCACCGCGTAACCCGTACGCGATGAAGATTGATTTTGAGAAAGAGCCACCGATGTTCCAAATTAGTGACACGCATTACGCGGCGACATGGTTGTTGCATCCGCAAGCACCGCAAGTGACACCGCCACAAGCGATCATCGACTTGGCGCTCAAATATCGTCCAGACAGCGCGTTTGCGAAATCGCTAGTGAAAGGTGGTGCTGAATAA
- a CDS encoding DUF3899 domain-containing protein, which yields MKNFRAILIVLCIVTITYTIWSYVSYYRPETFLFHVSGGLFVGGMIVFAIGMFSEMGASGLFDGIMYGFKRNRRAKLKEIDPDYEEDEETTLEERAVRKQAARRWIVVGIASILVSYALSFV from the coding sequence TTGAAAAATTTTAGAGCGATATTAATCGTTTTATGTATTGTCACAATTACATACACGATTTGGTCGTATGTATCGTACTATCGCCCAGAGACGTTTTTGTTCCATGTGAGCGGCGGCTTGTTCGTCGGCGGGATGATCGTCTTCGCGATCGGCATGTTTTCAGAGATGGGCGCCTCGGGTCTGTTCGACGGGATCATGTATGGCTTCAAACGAAATCGTCGGGCCAAATTGAAAGAGATCGATCCAGACTATGAAGAAGACGAAGAAACGACACTTGAGGAACGGGCGGTTCGGAAACAGGCGGCACGGCGTTGGATTGTTGTCGGCATCGCGAGCATCCTCGTCTCGTATGCTTTGTCGTTCGTTTGA
- the spxA gene encoding transcriptional regulator SpxA produces MVTLYTSPSCTSCRKARAWLEEHDIPFTERNIFSEPLSLNEIKQILRMTEDGTDEIISTRSKVFSKIDVSVDALSLQQLYDLIQEYPGLLRRPILIDEKRLQVGYNEDEIRRFLPRKVRTFQLQEAQRLVNE; encoded by the coding sequence ATGGTCACATTATATACGTCCCCGAGCTGCACATCGTGTCGCAAAGCACGGGCTTGGCTCGAAGAACATGATATCCCATTTACGGAACGGAATATATTTTCAGAGCCGCTCTCACTCAATGAGATTAAACAAATATTACGTATGACAGAAGACGGGACCGATGAAATCATTTCGACCCGTTCAAAAGTTTTCTCGAAAATTGATGTTTCTGTCGATGCGCTCTCGCTCCAGCAACTTTACGATTTGATTCAAGAATATCCTGGACTGTTACGACGTCCGATTTTGATCGATGAAAAACGTCTCCAAGTCGGGTACAACGAAGATGAGATTCGTCGATTCTTGCCGCGAAAAGTTCGGACGTTCCAACTACAAGAAGCGCAACGGCTTGTCAACGAATGA
- the opp3C gene encoding oligopeptide ABC transporter permease, producing the protein MIENKKNYEQFDQDMFQPVEMNEQLAERIAGKSLNFWQDAWMRLKKNKAAIISLSVILILVALALFGPMLSGRDAYTQNISQAKLPPKVTGLEWAGFDGMANLGGRDIDFYEQKNVEENYWFGTDYLGRDLWSRIWEGTRISLFIGLVAAIIDTVIGVAYGGISAYFGGRVDNIMQRFVEILTGVPNLILIILFILIFDPGVFTIILAMTITGWIGMSRLVRGQILKLKNQEFVLAARTLGASSNRLIFKHLIPNTLGAIIITLMFTIPSAIFFEAFLSFIGIGLQPPQASLGTLINDGYKELRTFPYLLVIPSTIIVLLMVSFNLLADGLRDAFDPKMRK; encoded by the coding sequence ATGATTGAAAATAAAAAGAATTACGAGCAGTTCGACCAAGACATGTTCCAACCTGTCGAGATGAACGAACAGCTCGCTGAACGTATTGCAGGAAAAAGTTTAAACTTTTGGCAAGATGCATGGATGCGCTTAAAGAAAAACAAGGCGGCCATCATCTCGCTATCGGTTATTTTAATTCTCGTCGCTCTCGCGCTCTTTGGACCGATGCTTTCAGGACGCGACGCGTATACGCAAAACATCTCGCAAGCGAAACTTCCGCCAAAAGTCACAGGACTTGAATGGGCCGGATTTGACGGGATGGCCAACCTCGGTGGCCGTGACATCGACTTTTACGAACAAAAGAACGTCGAAGAGAACTACTGGTTCGGTACCGACTACCTCGGCCGTGATCTTTGGTCACGGATTTGGGAAGGGACACGGATCTCGCTCTTCATCGGTCTCGTCGCCGCCATCATCGATACAGTGATTGGTGTGGCGTACGGTGGTATTTCGGCTTACTTCGGTGGCCGCGTCGATAACATCATGCAACGGTTCGTTGAGATTTTGACAGGTGTACCAAACTTGATTTTGATTATCTTGTTCATCTTGATCTTTGACCCAGGGGTCTTCACCATCATCTTGGCGATGACGATCACCGGTTGGATTGGGATGAGTCGACTCGTCCGCGGTCAAATTTTGAAACTGAAAAACCAAGAGTTCGTATTGGCAGCCCGTACGCTCGGCGCTTCAAGCAACCGTTTGATTTTCAAACACTTGATCCCGAACACACTCGGTGCCATCATCATCACACTCATGTTCACGATTCCATCTGCCATCTTCTTCGAGGCATTCCTCAGCTTCATCGGGATCGGACTTCAACCGCCACAAGCGTCACTCGGTACGTTGATCAATGACGGATACAAAGAGTTGCGGACGTTCCCGTACCTCCTCGTCATCCCATCGACGATCATCGTCTTGCTCATGGTCAGCTTCAACTTGCTCGCCGACGGCTTGCGTGATGCGTTCGACCCGAAAATGCGTAAATAA
- the trpS gene encoding tryptophan--tRNA ligase, with translation MAKIFSGIKPTGVVTLGNYLGAMKQFVDLQDEHDAFYCVVDLHSITVPLDRIELMDNTRKLAALYLACGLDPEKATIFVQSEVKAHAQLGWMLTCISRMGELGRMTQYKDKSQGGDNVGAGLFIYPTLMAADILLYGTELVPVGDDQKQHVELTRDLAERFNKRYYETFTIPEPLIQKEGARIMSLTNPVKKMSKSDANAKGYISMLDEPNVIRKKIKSAVTDSSGVISFDRENKPGISNLLEIYSLATDTPIDELVEKYKDSNYGTFKQDVAEAVVSLLEPIQARYHELVDSAELDAILDAGREKAEAVANKNLAKIEKAMGLSRKRAKVK, from the coding sequence ATGGCAAAAATCTTTTCAGGCATTAAACCGACCGGCGTTGTCACGCTTGGCAACTACTTAGGGGCGATGAAACAGTTCGTCGATCTTCAAGACGAACATGACGCCTTTTACTGCGTCGTCGATCTTCACTCCATCACCGTCCCGCTCGACCGTATCGAATTGATGGACAACACGCGGAAACTGGCGGCACTCTATCTCGCTTGCGGACTCGACCCGGAGAAAGCGACGATTTTCGTCCAATCGGAAGTGAAGGCGCACGCCCAGCTCGGTTGGATGTTGACGTGCATTTCCCGGATGGGAGAACTCGGGCGGATGACACAATATAAAGACAAGTCGCAAGGTGGCGATAACGTCGGTGCCGGTCTCTTCATCTACCCGACGCTCATGGCAGCGGACATCCTTCTTTATGGAACGGAGCTCGTCCCGGTCGGTGATGACCAAAAGCAACACGTCGAATTGACGCGCGATTTGGCGGAACGGTTCAATAAACGCTACTACGAGACGTTCACGATTCCGGAGCCGCTCATTCAAAAAGAAGGCGCCCGCATCATGAGCTTGACGAATCCGGTGAAAAAGATGTCAAAGTCTGATGCGAACGCGAAAGGATACATCTCGATGCTCGACGAACCGAACGTCATCCGTAAAAAAATCAAGAGTGCCGTCACCGACTCGAGCGGTGTCATCAGTTTTGACCGGGAGAACAAACCAGGCATCTCGAACTTGCTCGAGATTTACTCGCTCGCAACAGACACGCCGATCGATGAACTCGTCGAAAAGTATAAAGACTCGAACTACGGCACGTTCAAACAAGACGTCGCCGAAGCGGTCGTGTCGTTGCTCGAACCGATTCAAGCCCGCTATCATGAGCTCGTCGATTCAGCCGAGCTCGACGCCATCTTGGATGCCGGCCGTGAGAAAGCCGAAGCCGTCGCCAACAAGAACCTCGCGAAAATCGAGAAAGCGATGGGGCTCAGCCGTAAGCGCGCCAAAGTGAAATAA
- a CDS encoding ABC transporter ATP-binding protein, translated as MEREKLLEVRDLKQHFKIGRGRVVKAVDGISFDIYKGEVLGLVGESGCGKSTTGRTIIGLYDATDGDVIFKGENVHDKKSKAEKLKFNRAMQMIFQDPYASLNPRMTVADIIAEGIDIHGLAKTNEDRMNRVYDLLETVGLTKEHASRYPHEFSGGQRQRIGIARALAVEPDFIIADEPISALDVSIQAQVVNLMKELQRDRDLTYLFIAHDLSMVKYISDRIGVMYQGHLVELAPAELLYDNPIHAYTKSLLSAIPLPDPEHERTRKRIVYESKSLGAVGRSDEDSSIPPLREVEPGHFVSLTDEEYEAYKAQLV; from the coding sequence ATGGAACGTGAAAAATTATTAGAAGTACGAGACCTGAAGCAGCACTTTAAAATTGGTCGAGGCCGCGTCGTTAAAGCGGTCGACGGCATCTCGTTTGATATTTATAAAGGTGAAGTGCTCGGTCTCGTCGGAGAGTCTGGTTGTGGGAAATCGACGACTGGACGCACGATCATCGGATTATATGATGCGACTGACGGAGACGTTATTTTCAAAGGCGAAAACGTTCACGACAAGAAGTCGAAAGCGGAGAAGTTGAAGTTTAACCGTGCGATGCAGATGATCTTCCAAGACCCATACGCGTCGCTCAACCCGCGGATGACGGTCGCTGACATCATCGCTGAAGGGATCGATATCCACGGTCTCGCGAAAACGAATGAAGACCGGATGAACCGTGTCTATGATCTTCTCGAGACGGTCGGTCTCACGAAAGAACATGCGAGCCGTTACCCGCACGAATTCTCGGGCGGACAGCGTCAGCGGATCGGAATTGCCCGTGCCCTCGCAGTCGAACCGGACTTCATCATCGCCGATGAGCCGATCTCGGCACTTGACGTGTCGATTCAAGCCCAGGTCGTCAACTTGATGAAAGAATTGCAACGAGACCGTGATCTCACATACTTGTTCATCGCCCACGACTTGTCGATGGTCAAGTACATTTCAGACCGCATCGGTGTCATGTATCAAGGCCACCTCGTCGAGCTCGCCCCGGCTGAGCTCCTGTACGATAACCCGATTCACGCGTATACGAAGTCACTCCTCTCGGCGATCCCACTTCCGGATCCAGAGCATGAGCGGACACGTAAACGGATCGTCTATGAGTCGAAGTCACTCGGTGCCGTCGGACGTTCGGATGAAGATTCAAGCATCCCGCCGCTCCGTGAAGTCGAGCCAGGACATTTTGTCTCGTTGACGGATGAAGAATACGAAGCGTATAAAGCACAACTCGTGTAA